A window from Synechococcus sp. RSCCF101 encodes these proteins:
- a CDS encoding acireductone dioxygenase produces the protein MSRLLIYDVATDDSTGAPAGPRALHEQPERIAVELAARGLRFERWPIETTAPATVDTPDNATASEALLQRHAAAIERVRNEVGLQTVDVVRLAPDHPERERLRAMFLQEHTHSEDEVRFFVEGRGLFCLHIGDEVLQVLCTRGDWIAVPAGTRHWFDMGPRPHFCALRFFGNPEGWVASFTGWEGAARYPRLDALPEALSCASGAQGAASAGSPPPPEPVPAGAP, from the coding sequence GTGAGCCGGCTCCTGATCTACGACGTCGCCACAGACGACAGCACGGGAGCACCCGCCGGCCCGCGGGCCCTGCACGAGCAGCCGGAACGGATCGCAGTGGAACTGGCGGCCCGGGGCCTGCGCTTCGAGCGCTGGCCGATCGAGACCACCGCGCCGGCAACCGTCGACACCCCGGACAACGCCACCGCCTCTGAAGCCCTGCTGCAGCGCCATGCCGCCGCCATCGAGCGGGTGCGGAACGAGGTGGGGCTGCAGACGGTGGATGTGGTGCGCCTGGCCCCCGATCACCCGGAGCGGGAGCGCCTGCGGGCCATGTTTCTGCAGGAGCACACCCACAGCGAGGACGAGGTGCGCTTCTTCGTGGAGGGCCGGGGGCTGTTCTGCCTCCACATCGGAGACGAGGTGCTGCAGGTGCTCTGCACCCGGGGCGACTGGATCGCCGTGCCCGCCGGCACCCGCCACTGGTTCGACATGGGACCCCGGCCCCACTTCTGTGCCCTGCGCTTCTTCGGCAACCCGGAGGGCTGGGTGGCCAGCTTCACGGGCTGGGAGGGAGCAGCGCGCTACCCACGCCTCGACGCCCTGCCGGAGGCCCTCAGCTGTGCATCCGGGGCTCAGGGTGCAGCGTCCGCAGGATCGCCGCCTCCGCCTGAGCCAGTTCCTGCAGGCGCTCCATGA
- a CDS encoding tRNA-(ms[2]io[6]A)-hydroxylase, whose translation MSLLLSPEAATARIRWLAEPSSAAWLEQALAHPMAVLIDHAHCERKAAGAAVQLMFRYLCEPGLGEVLSPLAREELEHFERVLALIKARGETLQPLKAPPYGASLAALVRRGEPQRMLDSFLVSGLIEARSHERMALLASHSPDAELRRLYGDLLASEARHFGVYWLLCEARWPRPLIMERLQELAQAEAAILRTLHPEPRMHS comes from the coding sequence ATGAGCCTGCTGCTCAGCCCGGAGGCCGCTACCGCCCGCATCCGCTGGCTGGCGGAGCCCAGCAGCGCCGCCTGGCTGGAGCAGGCCCTGGCCCATCCGATGGCGGTGCTGATCGATCACGCCCACTGCGAGCGCAAGGCCGCCGGAGCAGCGGTGCAGCTGATGTTCCGCTACCTCTGCGAACCGGGGCTGGGGGAGGTGCTCAGCCCGCTGGCGCGCGAGGAGCTGGAGCATTTCGAGCGGGTGCTGGCGCTGATCAAGGCGCGCGGTGAAACCCTGCAGCCCCTCAAGGCGCCGCCCTATGGCGCGTCGCTGGCGGCGCTGGTGCGCCGCGGCGAGCCCCAGCGCATGCTCGATTCCTTCCTCGTGTCCGGGCTGATCGAAGCCCGCAGCCACGAGCGGATGGCCCTGCTGGCCAGCCACAGCCCCGATGCCGAGCTGCGGCGCCTCTACGGCGACCTCCTCGCCAGCGAGGCGCGCCACTTCGGGGTGTACTGGCTGCTCTGCGAGGCCCGCTGGCCCCGGCCGCTGATCATGGAGCGCCTGCAGGAACTGGCTCAGGCGGAGGCGGCGATCCTGCGGACGCTGCACCCTGAGCCCCGGATGCACAGCTGA
- the aroQ gene encoding type II 3-dehydroquinate dehydratase yields the protein MKVLLLNGPNLNLLGRREPGIYGSASLQAIEEDLVSRAARQTVELACFQSNHEGALVERIQQAMGQIDGILINAAAYTHTSIALRDALAAVALPYVELHLSNVHARESFRHHSLLADRALGVVSGFGAHSYVMALDGLVQHLRRKEDAGAGASR from the coding sequence CTGAAGGTGCTGCTGCTGAACGGTCCCAACCTCAACCTGCTGGGCCGCCGTGAACCCGGCATCTACGGCAGCGCCTCGCTGCAGGCGATCGAGGAGGACCTGGTCAGCCGTGCCGCCCGGCAGACCGTGGAGCTCGCCTGTTTCCAGAGCAACCATGAGGGGGCGCTGGTGGAGCGGATCCAGCAGGCCATGGGCCAGATCGATGGCATCCTGATCAACGCGGCGGCCTACACCCACACCTCCATCGCCCTGCGCGATGCCCTCGCCGCGGTGGCCCTTCCCTATGTGGAACTGCATCTGAGCAACGTGCACGCCCGGGAATCCTTTCGCCACCACAGCCTTCTGGCCGACCGGGCCCTGGGTGTGGTGAGCGGCTTCGGCGCTCACAGCTATGTGATGGCCCTCGATGGCCTGGTGCAGCATCTGCGCCGGAAGGAGGACGCCGGGGCCGGCGCATCCCGATGA
- a CDS encoding cell division protein SepF, with product MFLTGPGFRGELVLHPSPAVSVERPQEPSTRASSARRSASLPPSPATELLVLRASSFDDAASAIDSVRTGVPVVFDVSGLPTPVQTRLTDYLCGGVVLVGGSTRCLQPGCWLAAPMTRPASCPGKALDET from the coding sequence GTGTTTTTGACGGGCCCAGGCTTCCGTGGCGAACTGGTGCTCCATCCTTCGCCCGCTGTCTCCGTGGAACGACCGCAGGAGCCATCGACGCGTGCCTCATCCGCTCGACGATCCGCGTCGCTGCCGCCGTCGCCCGCGACCGAGCTGTTGGTTCTCAGAGCCAGCAGTTTCGATGATGCCGCCAGCGCGATCGATTCGGTTCGCACCGGCGTGCCGGTGGTGTTTGATGTGTCCGGCCTGCCAACGCCGGTCCAGACCCGCCTGACGGATTACCTCTGCGGGGGTGTGGTTCTCGTCGGGGGATCGACCCGCTGCCTTCAGCCGGGATGCTGGCTGGCGGCTCCAATGACGCGACCCGCTTCGTGCCCCGGAAAAGCCCTTGACGAGACTTGA
- a CDS encoding gamma-glutamyltransferase family protein — protein sequence MPRCSRRVTMAGALLSLLTGLGAAPVWAQPSPEAPEAIEASRPTVSRAEGRSLVVTAHPLASQAALAVLREGGSAMDAVVTAQTVLAVVEPQSSGLGGGGFLLHWDQASGRLQAFDGRETAPAHATPASWLKSDGTPLPWLEATRTLTAIGVPGTVALLAEAHRRFGEQPWGELLQPAIALADGGFRVTPRLQRSIALAERLGTGHSPAFRRLYRPDGEPAAVGSRLRNPELAATLRRLAAGGGDAFYRGEQARSLLAGLRGLARQGARGRGFAAEDLAAYRALERKPLCLPYRRWRVCSVPPPSGGGLALLQSLALLQARLPEPAPEEELKAWHLRAEALRLADADRAHWVRDPAEGPIPLQGLLDPAYLQQRATRIDPERPTPAPAAGTPPGSAGLRFASQSRGAGGGTTHLVVVDAAGNIASFSGSVETVFGSRHLVDGMVLNNQLTDFSFRPERDGLPIANRIDAGKRPMSAMAPLIVFDGNRPVLALGSPGGWLIPHYLVGALQAALDWDLPAAEVVALPHLAVRPETTLLEEAPAHPADGLSELGHRIERRGFSSGLALIRRRGDRWRGAADPRREGSALALP from the coding sequence ATGCCCCGTTGTTCACGCCGCGTGACCATGGCGGGCGCCCTGCTCAGCCTGCTGACGGGCCTGGGCGCTGCGCCCGTCTGGGCTCAGCCGAGCCCGGAAGCTCCGGAGGCGATCGAGGCCTCCCGCCCCACCGTGTCGCGTGCCGAGGGGCGGTCCCTGGTGGTCACGGCCCATCCCCTGGCCAGCCAGGCCGCCCTGGCCGTGCTGCGCGAGGGCGGCAGCGCCATGGATGCTGTCGTGACCGCCCAGACGGTGCTGGCGGTGGTGGAGCCCCAGAGCTCGGGGCTGGGAGGGGGCGGTTTCCTGCTGCACTGGGATCAGGCCAGCGGCCGGCTGCAGGCCTTCGATGGCCGGGAAACGGCTCCGGCCCACGCCACCCCCGCCAGCTGGCTGAAGAGCGATGGCACGCCGCTGCCCTGGCTGGAGGCCACGCGCACCCTCACCGCCATCGGCGTGCCCGGCACAGTCGCCCTCCTCGCCGAAGCCCACCGTCGCTTCGGGGAGCAGCCCTGGGGTGAGCTGCTCCAGCCCGCCATCGCGCTGGCTGACGGTGGCTTCCGCGTGACGCCCCGGCTGCAGCGCTCCATCGCCCTGGCCGAACGCCTCGGCACCGGCCACAGCCCGGCCTTCCGCCGGCTCTACCGCCCGGACGGAGAGCCGGCCGCTGTGGGCAGCCGGCTGCGCAACCCGGAGCTGGCGGCCACCCTGCGGCGCCTGGCCGCGGGAGGCGGCGACGCCTTCTACCGCGGCGAGCAGGCCCGCAGCCTGCTCGCCGGGCTGCGGGGCCTGGCGCGGCAGGGAGCCCGCGGGCGGGGCTTCGCCGCTGAGGATCTGGCGGCCTACCGGGCCCTGGAACGGAAGCCCCTGTGCCTGCCCTACCGGCGCTGGCGGGTCTGCAGCGTGCCGCCCCCGAGCGGCGGCGGCCTGGCGCTGCTGCAGAGCCTGGCCCTGCTCCAGGCCCGCCTACCGGAGCCCGCACCGGAGGAGGAGTTGAAGGCCTGGCATCTGCGGGCCGAAGCCCTGCGGCTGGCCGATGCCGACCGCGCCCACTGGGTGCGGGATCCGGCCGAGGGCCCCATACCCCTGCAGGGGCTGCTCGATCCGGCCTACCTGCAGCAGCGGGCAACACGCATCGATCCGGAGCGGCCGACCCCCGCCCCGGCCGCCGGCACGCCGCCCGGCAGCGCCGGCCTCCGCTTCGCCAGCCAGTCCCGCGGCGCCGGGGGCGGCACCACCCATCTTGTGGTGGTGGATGCCGCCGGCAACATCGCCAGCTTCAGCGGCTCGGTGGAGACCGTGTTCGGCAGCCGGCACCTGGTGGACGGCATGGTGCTGAACAACCAGCTCACCGACTTCTCCTTCCGGCCCGAGCGGGACGGCCTGCCCATCGCCAACCGCATCGATGCCGGCAAACGGCCCATGAGCGCCATGGCCCCGCTGATCGTGTTCGACGGCAACCGGCCCGTGCTGGCCCTGGGCTCACCGGGTGGCTGGCTGATTCCCCACTATCTGGTGGGAGCCCTGCAGGCCGCGCTCGACTGGGACCTGCCGGCCGCCGAGGTGGTGGCCCTTCCCCATCTGGCCGTCCGGCCCGAGACGACCCTGCTGGAGGAGGCCCCCGCTCACCCGGCTGACGGGCTGAGCGAGCTGGGGCACCGGATTGAGCGGCGGGGCTTCAGCAGCGGCCTGGCCCTGATCCGGCGCCGCGGCGATCGCTGGCGTGGCGCCGCCGACCCACGACGGGAGGGATCGGCGCTGGCACTGCCCTGA
- a CDS encoding glycoside hydrolase family 13 protein: protein MEQAGATGGGGGGLDGSLEPSWVADAVVYQVFPDRFRRSGRVREQAGLTLDPWGSPPSPHGFQGGDLLGLIEGLDHIQSLGATCLLLNPIFQSASNHRYHTDDYLRVDPLLGGEEAFSALLEAVHARGMRLVLDGVFNHCGRGFWPFHHLVENGADSPYRDWFVVERWPIDPYPRSPSDTCGYHCWWNAPALPKFRHAHPPVRDFLLDVARHWLERGIDGWRLDVPDEVESGFWLPFRRMVKAVNPEAWIVGEIWGDARPWLAGDRFDGVMNYRMAWSSLGFFGAETIRSDLAFQAMPYGPLDGAGFLTVVEQTLGWYTAAVNRCQLNLLDSHDVPRALHVLGGDRSALTLALQFLFALPGAPCIYYGTEVGLSGGPEPGCREALPWRPLEQGGAAGAKAAVVVDPELTRLLQELTARRARHPALRGDGWRLRELSDDSGVCWGLWLERWQDGDRLHLVFNRSREERPVPEALLSNLDAETPSRIPAREVLVLPA from the coding sequence ATGGAACAGGCCGGTGCAACGGGCGGTGGCGGCGGCGGTCTCGACGGGTCGCTCGAACCGAGCTGGGTGGCCGATGCGGTGGTGTATCAGGTGTTCCCCGACCGCTTCCGCCGCAGTGGCCGGGTTCGCGAGCAGGCGGGCCTGACCCTGGACCCCTGGGGCAGTCCCCCCAGCCCGCATGGCTTCCAGGGGGGCGACCTGCTCGGGCTGATCGAGGGGCTGGATCACATCCAGTCGCTGGGGGCCACCTGCCTGCTGCTGAACCCGATCTTCCAGTCGGCCAGCAATCACCGTTACCACACGGACGACTACCTGCGGGTCGATCCCCTGCTGGGCGGCGAGGAGGCCTTCTCGGCCCTGCTGGAGGCCGTGCATGCGCGCGGCATGCGGCTGGTGCTCGACGGGGTGTTCAACCACTGCGGCCGCGGCTTCTGGCCCTTTCACCACCTGGTGGAGAACGGTGCCGACTCCCCCTACCGCGACTGGTTCGTGGTGGAGCGCTGGCCGATCGATCCCTATCCCCGCAGCCCTTCGGACACCTGCGGCTACCACTGCTGGTGGAACGCCCCCGCCCTGCCCAAGTTCCGCCACGCCCATCCACCGGTGCGGGACTTCCTGCTGGACGTGGCGCGCCACTGGCTGGAGCGGGGCATCGACGGCTGGCGCCTGGACGTGCCGGACGAGGTGGAATCGGGCTTCTGGCTGCCCTTCCGCCGGATGGTGAAGGCGGTGAACCCCGAGGCCTGGATCGTGGGCGAGATCTGGGGCGATGCCCGCCCCTGGCTGGCCGGGGACCGGTTCGACGGGGTGATGAACTACCGCATGGCCTGGAGCAGCCTGGGCTTCTTCGGAGCGGAGACGATCCGCTCGGACCTGGCCTTTCAGGCCATGCCCTATGGCCCCCTCGATGGGGCCGGCTTCCTGACGGTGGTGGAGCAGACCCTGGGCTGGTACACGGCGGCGGTCAACCGCTGCCAACTCAACCTGCTGGACAGCCACGACGTGCCGCGGGCGCTGCATGTGCTCGGGGGGGATCGCAGCGCTCTGACGCTGGCGCTGCAGTTTCTCTTCGCCCTGCCAGGCGCACCCTGCATCTATTACGGCACGGAGGTGGGCCTGAGCGGCGGCCCGGAACCCGGCTGCCGGGAAGCCCTGCCCTGGCGGCCACTGGAACAAGGGGGCGCTGCCGGGGCGAAAGCCGCCGTGGTGGTGGACCCGGAGCTCACCCGCCTGCTGCAGGAGCTGACGGCGCGGCGGGCCCGCCATCCGGCACTGCGGGGCGACGGCTGGCGGCTGCGGGAGCTCAGCGACGACAGCGGCGTCTGCTGGGGGCTCTGGCTCGAGCGCTGGCAGGACGGCGACCGGCTGCATCTGGTCTTCAACCGCAGCCGGGAGGAGCGGCCCGTGCCCGAGGCTCTCCTCTCGAACCTGGACGCGGAAACCCCATCCCGCATCCCGGCACGGGAGGTGCTGGTGCTGCCGGCCTGA
- the glpK gene encoding glycerol kinase GlpK: protein MRAMAEPLILALDQGTSSSRAVLYTPSGRQVASASAPLPIRYPADGWVEQDAGAIWDSQRQAMRSLETQLDDAQRRAVAACGITNQRETTVLWSRRDGRALGPALVWQDGRTAAICRRWKEAGLEESWCHRTGLLLDPYFSASKITWLLEHEPEAAAAAGRGELCFGTVDSWLLRNLAEGQPHRTDMSNASRTLLMDLEQRTWLPDAAGTCGLPESALPELWPCRGGFGTIAAGLPFAGVPITAMLGDQQAATLGQLCLRAGEAKCTYGTGAFLVINTGSELRRSDSGLLSTLGWTDAHGTPTYCLEGSLFNAGTVVQWLRDGLGLFERSEEVNTLAAEVSGSGGVMLVPAFTGWGTPHWDPGARALLIGLTRDSRRGHIARAALEGIALSVATLVSLAEEAMGTPLQELAVDGGAAASDLLLQAQADASGITVRRPADLESTARGVAMMAGLEAGVVAEPSAFEAGVRDPGPRRFQPSMDSEARSQWRRRWEEAVRRSLHWDT from the coding sequence ATGCGGGCCATGGCCGAACCGCTGATCCTGGCTCTCGATCAGGGCACCAGCAGCTCCAGGGCGGTGCTGTACACCCCGTCGGGCCGGCAGGTGGCCTCCGCCAGCGCGCCGCTGCCGATCCGCTATCCCGCCGATGGCTGGGTGGAGCAGGACGCCGGGGCCATCTGGGACAGCCAGCGGCAGGCGATGCGCTCGCTCGAGACCCAGCTCGATGACGCTCAGCGCCGCGCGGTGGCCGCCTGCGGCATCACCAACCAGCGCGAGACCACCGTGCTCTGGTCCCGCCGCGACGGCCGCGCCCTCGGGCCCGCCCTCGTCTGGCAGGACGGGCGCACCGCCGCCATCTGCCGGCGCTGGAAGGAGGCGGGCCTGGAGGAGAGCTGGTGCCACCGCACCGGCCTGCTGCTCGATCCGTACTTCAGTGCCAGCAAGATCACCTGGCTGCTGGAGCACGAGCCCGAGGCCGCGGCTGCCGCCGGGCGGGGCGAGCTCTGCTTCGGCACGGTCGACAGCTGGCTGCTGCGGAACCTGGCGGAGGGTCAGCCCCACCGCACGGACATGAGCAACGCCAGCCGCACCCTGCTGATGGACCTGGAACAGCGAACCTGGCTGCCCGATGCCGCCGGCACCTGCGGTCTGCCCGAGAGCGCGCTGCCCGAGCTGTGGCCCTGCCGGGGCGGCTTCGGAACCATCGCCGCCGGCCTGCCCTTCGCCGGGGTGCCGATCACGGCGATGCTGGGCGACCAGCAGGCCGCCACCCTCGGCCAGCTCTGCCTCCGGGCGGGCGAGGCCAAATGCACCTATGGCACCGGCGCCTTCCTGGTGATCAACACCGGCAGCGAGCTGCGGCGCTCCGACAGCGGCCTGCTCAGCACCCTGGGCTGGACCGACGCCCACGGCACCCCCACCTACTGCCTCGAGGGCAGCCTGTTCAATGCCGGCACGGTGGTGCAGTGGCTGCGGGACGGCCTCGGCTTGTTCGAGCGCTCCGAGGAGGTCAACACCCTGGCGGCGGAGGTGAGCGGCAGCGGCGGCGTGATGCTGGTGCCCGCCTTCACCGGCTGGGGCACGCCCCACTGGGATCCCGGTGCGCGGGCTCTGCTGATCGGCCTCACCCGCGACAGCCGCCGCGGCCACATCGCCCGGGCCGCCCTGGAGGGCATCGCCCTGTCGGTGGCGACGCTGGTCAGCCTGGCGGAGGAGGCCATGGGCACCCCGTTGCAGGAACTGGCCGTGGATGGCGGGGCCGCCGCCTCCGACCTGCTGCTGCAGGCCCAGGCCGATGCGAGCGGGATCACGGTGCGGCGGCCGGCGGATCTGGAGAGCACCGCCAGGGGCGTGGCCATGATGGCCGGCCTGGAGGCCGGGGTCGTGGCCGAGCCATCCGCCTTCGAGGCTGGCGTGCGCGATCCCGGCCCGCGCCGCTTCCAGCCCAGCATGGACAGCGAGGCCCGGAGCCAGTGGCGCCGGCGCTGGGAGGAGGCGGTGCGCCGCAGCCTCCACTGGGACACCTGA
- a CDS encoding glycerol-3-phosphate dehydrogenase/oxidase encodes MSTTHTDLLVIGGGATGAAVALSGVRRGLSVVLVEAGDLAGGTSCRSTKLLHGGVRYLELAFKTFDAGQLRLVREALLERGHWLDQVPFLARPLELALPTGQPLATLYYRIGLGLYDALAGRRAIAPSRAVSGGTLQRLLPGLSSRASGAVLYSDGQFDDARLNLLLALTAAAEGADVRSHCRARELLLENGRVGGALVEQGGRCERIEAGVVVNATGLAADAVRHMADPDAPPRLQTSRGVHVVLEQNLCPEGAGLLVPSTDDGRVLFMLPFHGRTLVGTTDTPCQAAEVNRASPQERDYLLDYVARWFPNRPVTVSAVWAGGRPLLQAAGGPTGNTAGLVREHEVETLPSGLISVMGGKWTTCRPMAHDTLQAVERQLGRSLPAEREAPVLGAVAGGAAAMAEPLHRCRQDLLSQLPAGVLQEAQADHLIASHGLRADRVLACAETPAELEPLSPAVPLCAAEIRHGIRHEQARSAVEVLARRCRLAMVDQAEARRLAPLVEELLDREGHPPTPAGAAPGDWETLV; translated from the coding sequence ATGTCCACCACCCATACCGACCTGCTGGTGATCGGCGGCGGGGCCACCGGTGCGGCCGTGGCCCTCTCCGGCGTGCGGCGTGGACTCTCCGTGGTGCTCGTGGAGGCGGGCGATCTGGCCGGCGGCACCAGCTGCCGCAGCACCAAGCTGCTGCACGGCGGTGTGCGCTACCTGGAGCTGGCCTTCAAGACCTTCGATGCCGGCCAGCTGCGGCTGGTGCGCGAGGCCCTGCTGGAGCGCGGTCACTGGCTCGATCAGGTCCCCTTCCTGGCCCGGCCGCTGGAGCTGGCCCTGCCCACCGGCCAGCCCCTGGCCACGCTCTACTACCGCATCGGCCTGGGCCTCTATGACGCCCTGGCCGGACGCCGCGCCATCGCCCCCAGCCGGGCGGTGAGCGGCGGCACGCTGCAGCGGCTGCTGCCCGGCCTCAGCTCCCGGGCCAGCGGCGCGGTGCTCTACAGCGACGGCCAGTTCGACGACGCCCGGCTGAACCTGCTCCTGGCTCTCACTGCCGCGGCGGAAGGGGCCGACGTGCGCTCCCACTGCCGGGCCCGTGAGCTGCTGCTGGAGAACGGTCGCGTCGGCGGCGCGCTGGTGGAGCAGGGCGGCCGCTGCGAACGGATCGAGGCGGGGGTCGTGGTCAATGCCACGGGTCTGGCCGCCGATGCGGTGCGGCACATGGCCGATCCCGATGCTCCGCCACGGCTCCAGACCAGCCGGGGCGTGCACGTGGTGCTCGAGCAGAACCTCTGTCCGGAGGGTGCCGGGCTCCTGGTGCCCTCCACCGACGACGGGCGCGTGCTGTTCATGCTGCCCTTCCATGGCCGCACCCTGGTGGGCACCACCGACACCCCCTGCCAGGCCGCCGAGGTGAACCGGGCCAGCCCCCAGGAGCGCGACTACCTGCTCGATTACGTGGCGCGCTGGTTCCCGAACCGACCGGTGACCGTCAGTGCCGTGTGGGCCGGCGGCCGGCCGCTGCTGCAGGCCGCCGGGGGCCCCACCGGCAACACCGCCGGCCTGGTGCGGGAGCACGAGGTGGAGACCCTGCCCAGCGGGCTGATCAGCGTGATGGGCGGGAAATGGACCACCTGCCGGCCCATGGCCCACGACACCCTGCAGGCGGTGGAGCGGCAGCTGGGGCGCAGCCTGCCGGCCGAACGCGAAGCTCCGGTGCTGGGCGCCGTGGCCGGGGGCGCGGCGGCGATGGCCGAGCCGCTGCACCGCTGCCGGCAGGACCTGCTCAGCCAACTGCCGGCCGGAGTGCTGCAGGAGGCGCAGGCCGATCACCTCATCGCCTCCCACGGCCTGAGGGCGGACCGGGTGCTGGCCTGCGCCGAGACGCCCGCCGAGCTGGAGCCCCTCAGCCCGGCGGTGCCGCTCTGCGCCGCCGAGATCCGCCACGGCATCCGCCACGAGCAGGCCCGCAGCGCGGTGGAGGTGCTGGCGCGCCGCTGCCGGCTGGCCATGGTCGATCAGGCCGAAGCACGCCGCCTCGCGCCGCTGGTGGAGGAGCTCCTGGACCGGGAAGGCCACCCCCCAACCCCGGCGGGAGCGGCGCCGGGCGACTGGGAGACGCTGGTCTGA
- a CDS encoding alpha-amylase family protein, producing MSGAGSPWWEGCVIYQLIPRSFSDGNGDGIGDLQGLSSRLSYLRWLGVEAIWLTPIYPSPLRDGGYDVSDFQAIHPELGDLAAFHRFVTAAHAKGIKVVLDLVLNHTSVLHPWFQRARWAPQGSVEREVYVWSDDPGRYAGAPVLFRHFESSNWEWDEVAGQYYFHRFLRHQPDLNYENPWVQEQMLAVVDFWLERGVDGFRLDAVPFLYEEEDSRCEGLPATHAFLKRLRERVDASGRSILLLAEAIQPVEESAPYLADDELHGAFNFVLTAHLFSAVATGRTEGLKRAISQAVSTVKGCRWALPLRNHDELWLGDGHLVEPSVIQAIRSGLVQGQGHWLNWGINRRLAPLLNGDQRANSMLHGLLYSLPGMPCLYYGDELGMGDWPGLRDRDPNRTPMAWTPARNGGFSTAPDPLLVLPPITAPGYDYRVVNVEVQKQLSGSLLNWHRRMLTCRRVLPALRTGDCQLLDAGHPSLLAYARNGDGMTVLVVANLSSAGASTWLDLSGWQGARMREVLYGSEFPPASRRWHVYLPAYGFFWWLIGEVGEAGEGKGDEASETPRRAVPAAPAGTVAAGGIRP from the coding sequence ATGTCGGGTGCTGGATCCCCCTGGTGGGAGGGGTGTGTGATCTATCAGCTGATCCCCCGTTCGTTCAGCGATGGCAACGGCGACGGCATCGGCGACCTGCAGGGTCTCAGTTCCCGGCTGTCCTACCTGCGCTGGCTCGGGGTGGAGGCGATCTGGCTGACGCCCATCTACCCCTCCCCCCTGCGGGACGGTGGGTACGACGTCAGCGACTTTCAGGCCATCCATCCCGAGCTGGGCGATCTGGCGGCCTTCCACCGGTTCGTGACCGCCGCCCATGCCAAGGGCATCAAGGTGGTGCTCGATCTGGTGCTGAACCACACCAGCGTGCTGCATCCCTGGTTCCAGCGGGCCCGCTGGGCACCCCAGGGGAGCGTGGAGCGCGAGGTGTACGTCTGGAGCGACGATCCCGGGCGCTATGCCGGGGCACCGGTGCTGTTCCGCCACTTCGAATCCTCCAACTGGGAGTGGGACGAGGTGGCCGGCCAGTACTACTTCCACCGCTTTCTGCGCCATCAGCCCGATCTCAACTACGAGAACCCCTGGGTGCAGGAGCAGATGCTCGCGGTGGTCGACTTCTGGCTCGAGCGCGGTGTGGACGGCTTCCGCCTCGATGCGGTGCCCTTCCTCTACGAGGAGGAGGACAGCCGCTGCGAGGGGCTGCCCGCCACCCATGCCTTCCTGAAGCGGCTGCGCGAGCGGGTCGATGCCTCCGGCCGCTCGATCCTGCTGCTGGCGGAGGCGATCCAGCCGGTGGAGGAGTCGGCCCCCTACCTGGCGGATGACGAGCTGCACGGTGCCTTCAATTTCGTGCTCACCGCCCATCTGTTCTCGGCTGTGGCCACCGGTCGCACCGAGGGCCTGAAGCGGGCCATCAGCCAGGCCGTGAGCACGGTGAAGGGCTGTCGCTGGGCCCTGCCCCTGCGGAACCACGATGAGCTCTGGCTGGGGGATGGCCATCTGGTGGAGCCCTCGGTGATCCAGGCGATCCGCTCCGGGCTCGTGCAGGGCCAGGGGCACTGGCTGAACTGGGGCATCAACCGGCGCCTGGCCCCCCTGCTCAACGGCGATCAGCGGGCCAACTCGATGCTGCACGGTCTGCTGTACAGCCTGCCGGGCATGCCGTGTCTGTATTACGGCGATGAGCTGGGCATGGGCGACTGGCCCGGTCTGCGGGACCGCGATCCCAACCGCACCCCGATGGCCTGGACGCCCGCCCGCAACGGCGGCTTCTCCACCGCCCCGGATCCCCTCCTCGTCTTGCCCCCGATCACCGCCCCGGGCTACGACTACCGGGTGGTGAACGTGGAGGTGCAGAAGCAGCTCTCCGGCTCGCTGCTCAACTGGCACCGGCGCATGCTCACCTGCCGTCGGGTGCTGCCGGCCCTGCGCACCGGCGACTGCCAGCTGCTGGATGCCGGCCATCCCAGCCTGCTGGCCTATGCGCGCAACGGGGATGGCATGACCGTTCTCGTGGTGGCCAACCTCTCCTCCGCCGGCGCCTCCACCTGGCTCGATCTCTCGGGCTGGCAGGGCGCGCGGATGCGGGAGGTGCTCTACGGCAGCGAGTTTCCCCCGGCCTCCCGCCGCTGGCACGTGTATCTGCCGGCCTATGGCTTTTTCTGGTGGCTGATCGGTGAGGTCGGCGAGGCGGGCGAGGGCAAGGGGGATGAGGCCTCCGAGACGCCGCGGCGGGCCGTGCCCGCGGCCCCTGCCGGCACGGTGGCCGCGGGGGGCATCCGCCCCTGA